The genomic window TTTTTAATGGTTTACAATAATTGTGTAAAAAGGATTTGCCTTAAAATGAGACACACCTTGAAAGGGATAAAGGAAACTAGTGAAAAAGACATTTATTGGCATTTGAAAAATACTCCCTAGGATTGCAGCGTTACAATTTCAGCTTCAGATTCATTTTTTGGAAGATCAACTGTTGATTAGCCAACTCTAACACGAAAGTACTGGATTTTGTTTTGCTATGGTGAATACAAATCCTTCTTTGCAAGCTGAATTTTACATTCACTGGCTTTTTGTTTACTCCCTTCATTTACAAAACTTCTTTGTCAAAAGGAACATTCAGCCTTTCTATCCTACGAGGCTTTGGTGAGGTGTTAACATTTTGGTTAAAATGCAATTCGAGCACAGTAATGTTTTAACTTGCAAGGTAGGATGCCTTTATTGAGCTGGTAGAACTCCACTAGTTGAATGAGATCAGAAAATCTGGTGTGGCCATCATCCAGCGTATAAAAcagcttgccttcctcttccAACTGCAAGAAGAGGAAACACCACATCAACAATAATTTCCATTGTGCTCTGCAATCCTTATTTCATTCATCCAGCCTCTGCGATGATGGTTAAGTGGATACTCACTTGCCAATAAGAACATCAAGACCAAGTATAGATTGGGACTTTAGATTCTCTAACACCTGAAGATCAGCTCCCATAATTTTGGAGCCTCATTTGCAGGCTGTGATGTTGGATCTCCATGTTGCAAAAACCTTGGAAGGGGCATCGCAAAGCTGAGCAACATTTGCCCATTCTGGgggatggggggcagggggaaggaagcaCACCCTTGTGTTGCCAAGGCAACAAGAATATGTGCCCCTCTTTTTCTGTGATGTGCCATAGCTTCTCAACAAAACACTGGAAGCTAATCACTTAAATGCTGCAGTCCTAAGACAAATAATAAAGAAGGGGGGAATATATTGCTTTGAAGGTTTTTGCCCATTGTCACTGATTTGCTTCTTCGTTTTTGTGATGTTCTACTGGTTAATATTATTTGCCTTTGTCACCTTGAGGCAAGAAGGTAAGCCATAAATCCGAAAACAAAGAGATAGATTTGAATACGCTTTGCTTTAACTCTGGAAGCCCTTGCATATACCAGGCAGAAGAATGGCACAATGCGGGAAGCTTATCCAGAGATCCGATACTGCTGAAAATATATTAGGAGGGATGAGCAAAGTCTCGAAAGCCACAGGGCAGACTTCCAGCATCTGCAAAATTGGGCCTCAGTTCCTTGGATAGCTCCATTTTGCCAATCCCCATGTCTAACAGGAGCAACAGGCAAAGCAAATGAAGCACATGGGAGTCCttagctttaaaaatgttttccagtCACCCATTCTAGCCTTTCATGGTGCAGAACTAGGCTGCTTAACTATACCTACTTAACCTAGAAgctccattgacttcaatgggacttacttccaaacaGGCATTATATCATTGCTGTGTTAATATAGTGGTAAAGACCTGTCTTTTTTGAGTGTTCATTCTGACTCactgtgtttttaaaacattCCCCTTTTGCTTACGAATCCTGCCCCGTCTTCTGATAAAATATATGGAAGTTGTGCTTGCCTTTTGACTCTCAACAGATTCTACCAAGTCCCAGGACACTCAAAACATatgggaagaaaaataaaactagAACGACAGGCCTATAATCTGAAAGAGAGCATGTATACATACATtcatattctttctctctctctctctctctctctctctcacacacacacacacacacacaagtattaTTTAATAGATTTCTATCCTACCTTTTAGGGGGGAAACAAATCTTTCAAGGAAACTCACAATactatattaattaattaattaattaattaatatgtgCAAAACACCATAATTTTAAACTAGATAACActcaaaaaaaatatgtgtttgtgtacaaacatacacacactagCATTTGGATTTAAGAGAATGCAGAGACTATCGTGAGGAGTTCCATTAGAATTCCATTTTCATGTGTGGGAGCTTTTAATTCTCAAACCATCCCTACTTCACAGAATACTGTAAGCAGCAGGTTTTAGCCATTAGAAACAGAATGAATTACCAAGAGGCATGCCACCGTTTTGGCAGTAGTAtaaaaaccatttggggggggggggaatatatactACCGGCCCAGAAACTTGCTGGCTATACTTACGGGTACAATTTGAAAGTGCTTTATTTTCAATCCATGGCTCAGTGACAGCACAAAGGTTCTGGGGTTACTCTGGCTATCCCGTACCAAGAAAACActagggggagaaggaggaggaaaagaaagaaacgaATATCAAGCATTTTGAAAGCGTGGCAGTGCTGAGTTAAGTTTTGTAGCTTTCATTAACAAGCATCAAAGTTTAGGGACAGAAAAATGTACTTGTCCACGGCAAAGAGACATTATTCTATCTACTTAACTGGTAAATCTgcgacagcaataaataaatgcgTTCTCAACCTCTCTTAATATCCCTGTATTTCAGCACCCCATCTAGTGGCCAAAGAATGAAACCTGAACCAAACATTCACCAGTTATCCAAGATCGATGTGTTCTCTCGGCAACTTTTTGGTCCCAATTCCACCATTTGCCAAGAAAGATAATGGGAACGCAGAGGCAGGGCCAAACATGTCAAGAGAGGCTCAGTGGTCCTGTTAGGGTGGGCTGCTATTCTaagctgcattaacagaagtatagtgtcctgatcgaGGACACTAAATTTAggaaaacataaaatacagtcgtaacttggatCTCAAATGCTTCGGCTCCCAAGCAATTGAAACCCAGATGTGAAACCcagtttttgaacgattttcggaagccaaacgtccggaaCGGCTTCCATtcgactgcaggagcttcctacagccaatcagaagccacactttggtttccgaacagtttggaagtcgaacagacttccggaacagattccattcaacttccaaagtacgactgtatccAGAAAGGTACAAACATCCAAGCTGGTGCCACAAACTCTCTCGCCAAATTTAGGACCACCTGTACATGCTTTCAAGGCAGCCACTAGCGTATCATCTGCCTGTTATGTCCAATTTCGTTTTCTCATCGCGGCTCATGAGAACAATTTGACTGCTCAAGCAGCTAACGGTTAGTCCgattttaattaataataatgattatggtggtggtggtggttgcaacTCTTACCCATCTGCCAGCCCTTGTCGCAAAATTAGTTGGTGCGCCTCATCTCTAGAGATCTTATGGTGAAACCACGGCTGTGAACTGTGTATGGCTGAAGCATCAAcaaaaaaggggagaggaaattcTTACTAGGATCGTTTTTGTGTACGACAGTAGCGTTGCATCCCATGAGACCCACTGAATGGTACATACCTATATTCGATGACACATTCTGCAGAGCACTTGGACTACTGTGAACACCAAGTCGCAGGCACCCTTTTTTCTAtgtgggaagaaagaaagaaaatcgtAAATATTtcataagaaggggggggggaaccaacagaaaaaaacccattgtaatgaactttttttttctaCCCGCCATGCTAATCCTTCTTCCACTGCAACTGAAAGGGCTTCTGTGGGGTTTTCAATCACTCTGGGTTTATGTCCTGTGAAGTCCATGGCCACTAGAGAATTCTCTGAAACACTTctctacaaaaaagaaaagggggggggagaaatccatttaaaaacattACTGACCGAAACATTACACAATATCTCCTCAGTGTTCTGTTTTAGAAACAGCATTTGGCTTCTCCCTGAACCATTCTCAGAGCAATAATAATCTTTGCATCTATTGATTAGCCAGTCGGAAAGTATATTAAGAATAAGGCAAAAGTGTTCTGTATATATATTGCAATAAATATGTCCTGAGGGATTATCCAGTTATCAAGATCAGAAGAAAAgatatttcatatatatttaaGAGGGTTTACACTCCGCTCTCTGCTTATTCGACACCGTAACAATTCTGCTCGTATATCTACGGGGAGGATTTTTATGGTAGTTAATATAAAAATGGGCGAGATAACTTTCTGACAGCTGCTGCAACAGTGGGAAGCAAAAGCTCAAAGAAGAAATAAACGCCTGTCTGAGGAGGGCCACCTATTTAAATGGTATTAGGATGATGGCAAAAGTTGTAAAAAGAATTATCTATGTCCGGCAGCTAAGTGGTCTTGACCTATCTCTTGCTGGAACGTGATGGATCCTAAGAGCTTATTCTGAGCCAGGTAAGTAAGTGAATACAGAGATGGCCCACGGAGGGCACAGGTGGGCAACACATGAGCTAGATGTAGCCCTCGGTCACTCTAGGTGCCGTCGCTTCAGGTGGGGTATCATCATCCAGGTAGCACCACTGATTTCGGCACAGGGAGAGTAACCTTTTCTCCACTGGGAAACATTAAACACCTCTCCCGACAGCAGCAGTGCTCCCCATATAGCCAAGATCACTGCAGACAACTATCTTGGTGGCATCAGGAGCATTTTGAGGCAGGTAAAACACTGTATTAGTGCACAAGAGGGGGGAAtggttgtgtgtgcatgtttatacGTGTGTgaggttatgtgtgtgtgtgactgtaccCCCCTTTACCCACCGCTGCATGTGGGCcttgggccccccccccccaaagcttgtCTAGCTCAGAGATATAGAAACTGTCCCCCCCTTTTGTAGAGTTTGCATTGCACTCTATAAAGAAGCAGCCCAAATACTTTTTTTCAGCAGGTGCTAAGATGCAGGCACATATCAAAATGGATGAAAGTATCTCACTGAGGTTCATCCATATGATCCTGTGCATGGTGCATGTAAGGGGAGCAGGGTGCTATGGTTAGTTTAACACCTTCGACAGAAATACTGTGAATTAAAATAGTCACAGAAATACTATGAATTAAAATACTAAATAATCTTTGCAGGCAATGGGATGCCCCGAGAACAGATTACAGCATAAATGTAATGCTATTGCAATACTATGGAAAACCCGGTGGATAACTAGGGCAGGGTGGGGgctgggagaaagcagcaggcCAGCTTTTGTGGATCAGTATTGCTTCATATGAGCTGAGAGGTACCTACCACAGGTGTGCTCAGAGAAATGCACCCGCTTCTACCTTGGTAGGGATGCATGTAATTCTGGTAAAGCTGCATCCCATACTACAAAGAAGAAGGATAAGAGCTATTACAGTCTTGTGGATTTCAAGATCAACAGTCAGAAAGTACTCAGTAGTGAATTCTGCAAAGCACAAAGTGGGTGATTTCCATCACACTTTGCCTCTTCCCATAATCTgcccaccccctttaaaaaaaaaacaaaaaactttgaaGTAGTTAGTAGGTAGCTACTTTTCTGTTTCCAAGATAAGGATGTTGCAGggagtttaaaaaatatatatttaagaacaGAAAAACTGGATTAAACCAAGCTGTCAACCTACGCCAGCATTCTCCTCCAACAGTAGCCAGCCATATAGATTTGGATCCTCTTCGCCCCCTTCCAGGAACAAAACAGAGTTCATGGCCCCGGATCTGCCCCATTCACCATTTCCTCTGCAACCCATGGAAATTTCCCCTGGGGATTGGGGGACTGTTTAGCATGGCATGTGATATAATTTCTAAACTTCCTTCTTAATCGCACTGTAAAATTCACCTGTATTGGCAAGTAAGCCTgagtggctgcaatcctaaaattAATTCCTAGGGAGCAAGCCCCGCTGAAGTTAGAGGGTCTTACTTTCAAGACCCTTTATTAATAGTAACCATTACTAAACTTTTTATTTGGCGTGTGTATATGCTTTAATCATTAAAGGGTAACTAAGAGTCATACACAAGCACAAAAGGGGGCTGAATAACTTTTCCCCCCCAGCTGATAAGTATAAGAACCGCTAAGGTTACTCTTTTTAACTTAGGAAGTTTTTATTTTACTGTCTATTCACATGGGTTGCCGCTGTTTAGTCTGCTGTCTTAGTTTATAGGCTTgatcattttctatttttattgtttcttactACACTGTTGGCCGCCCTGGAAACATAAAATTTATGATGGAAAGTGCGTTatgtaaaaacagaaaacacagagCTTAAGGAGACTGAAAATACCATTTTTACCCAGAGGCTGTAAAAGAGGAACGAGGCATTTTGTATACAGAAATAACTGGCGAAGACAATTAATAGGAGAGGAGGACATTTACCTTAAGCAACCGAATTGCTGTCACCCAGCAGGTCCTATTTTGTTCACTTTCTGCATAAAGTTGTTTCAGGTCTCTGGCTCCTCCTGCTTTCTGAGGCTAGAAGGCCACAGCATATTGTTTTAGCATTAATTCATATCTTGAAGGCAATACCTGTTGAAATAAAGGCCACTAATTCTCCCATTTCATAAtcaaaatatcattttttttaaaaagaaaattaatttcaATATTATTTTTCCTGGTGCCAATTTTTATAACGGAAGTAAATAaatcctccccctcctcacaaAAAAATGAGTTTTATTTATTATCAAAACGGTTAGGCATTTACCTTAAAGCAGAACCCATAGCTGACTGGCACTCCAGATATCTTTTTGCCTGTCAAAGACACATATATGTCACTACTGCTGAATTCACTGAAAAGCTGCAGGTGCCTTGGCTCCTAAAAGGAAGAGCAATATAAAACTATTATGGACATCTTCTTAAATTGTTTACAccaaaaaggggggtggggggagagagaccgTTCTTTAAAGTATATAATTCCCCAAGTCAGAATCTAAATGATAAAAGAAAGTTGTTTCAATGTAAGGTGCGACAATTTACTTTTCTGAAGTGAAAAGATTTTGATCAACACCCATTTATTATTATCCTTTGTGAATTTATTAGTCGATTTCTTTTGCCaaaggcaactcaaagcaacttacagccAAAACCAGTGTAACGCCTAGGCCAGCCTTCACCGACTAAGTGCCCTGCAGTTGTTTAGCGGTCTATTTAAAAAAGACATGCTAACAATTCAACTCTGCAAGTTATAAAAACCACTTTCATTTATTTGAATATTAACAAACAAAGAACCATAGCCCGTTCCATGCCTGCCTGCACCATAAATGTCTTCTCTTTTCAGCATCAATGTAAGGTACTtgggtggttgctcatgagtaaccaggcaaaactccagctgtttctttagtagttttattgtgcatactatgtacagtgcagagctaaaaagttcatgtctgtatcaaccgtctgcagaatccgggagtggccccttctggttctgaccccaacataaagagtttcggtatacgaaatctccgcctcccctcttttcgtttcacccctctgcatacttggggcgacggaaatagcgtgtctccctccttgcccgctgagcgagaggagtgcagggtctctccaacatccccagaccctcggctctccagctcctcagctgcctgcccctccccactggaggcctcgctgctccctccgctggacgaggaggtgctactggtcaagTGGCGCTGaagctctctgtagcatcccgagagcccttccaccaccctgcgctgagccggggacagttccctgacagtcaACAACAAAACTTGAGGAAGGGGGAGCTTGGTTTTTTCAACAGGACTTAAGGAGGACAAAACTATCCCTTACTGTGGAGAGAATATATGATGCATACTGAGCTCTAGCATTTGCCAACCTTACCTTTGACGTCCCCTTAGTGGAAAAATACAGACCCGATCTTCGCAGCAAAAAGTACATccttttccaggtttttttcccttgctCTTTAGCATGTAAGTAACTGTGAATTTCAGGGTATGTACTGGAACTTAAAAACatctgaaaggggaaaaaaatactaCTTTGAATCCAACAGGAACAGACCTTTATCCAGCTACTCCTTCCTGTGCATATCTGGGAGCTCTGGAATAGCTTCGGACTGCACTGACAGGCGAGGAGTGTGAGTTCTAAGAAGCCTGTGGGAATTCGGCTGCTAATCTGACTGAAACGGAACACCTTATTTGCTTTTCCTATATTGCTAAGCTTTTTGCGAATCGACCTCAGATCTTCCACACACTCTGAAAACACTTTGCACGCTTCTAATGTTACTAAGGGTATGGTAGCCTGCTGTTTCAGCATACTGATATTTAGCCACTAGCCGTGACATTGCATTCCAGTAGCTGGGAGTCACAACTGGGGAAAGttttgttcaggtcctgcttgtggacttctcagAGGCTtcttgctggccactgtgagaataggatgctggaccagcTGGGCCTTTGTTTTGA from Lacerta agilis isolate rLacAgi1 chromosome 1, rLacAgi1.pri, whole genome shotgun sequence includes these protein-coding regions:
- the GRB14 gene encoding growth factor receptor-bound protein 14 isoform X1; translated protein: MMATPVGAGLRSSAGRVAVESRGGLSPKGGGGRRLGELAFSPWLTPAAPLSARLREDRGKKTELDVLEIPSIPNPFPELCCSPFTSVLSASLLPKANPRIKQVIKIYSEDDSSRALEVPSDITARDLCQLLILKNHYVDDHSWTMFEHLTSLGLERIIEDHEMMIEIQSRWGIEEGNRFYFRKNYAKYEFFKNPETFFPEHLISFSNEINGAMSHTQILQMFLSSSTYPEIHSYLHAKEQGKKTWKRMYFLLRRSGLYFSTKGTSKEPRHLQLFSEFSSSDIYVSLTGKKISGVPVSYGFCFKPQKAGGARDLKQLYAESEQNRTCWVTAIRLLKYGMQLYQNYMHPYQGRSGCISLSTPVRSVSENSLVAMDFTGHKPRVIENPTEALSVAVEEGLAWRKKGCLRLGVHSSPSALQNVSSNIAIHSSQPWFHHKISRDEAHQLILRQGLADGVFLVRDSQSNPRTFVLSLSHGLKIKHFQIVPLEEEGKLFYTLDDGHTRFSDLIQLVEFYQLNKGILPCKLKHYCARIAF
- the GRB14 gene encoding growth factor receptor-bound protein 14 isoform X2, translating into MSLYGRRATLPVVTPIVLQKRVIKIYSEDDSSRALEVPSDITARDLCQLLILKNHYVDDHSWTMFEHLTSLGLERIIEDHEMMIEIQSRWGIEEGNRFYFRKNYAKYEFFKNPETFFPEHLISFSNEINGAMSHTQILQMFLSSSTYPEIHSYLHAKEQGKKTWKRMYFLLRRSGLYFSTKGTSKEPRHLQLFSEFSSSDIYVSLTGKKISGVPVSYGFCFKPQKAGGARDLKQLYAESEQNRTCWVTAIRLLKYGMQLYQNYMHPYQGRSGCISLSTPVRSVSENSLVAMDFTGHKPRVIENPTEALSVAVEEGLAWRKKGCLRLGVHSSPSALQNVSSNIAIHSSQPWFHHKISRDEAHQLILRQGLADGVFLVRDSQSNPRTFVLSLSHGLKIKHFQIVPLEEEGKLFYTLDDGHTRFSDLIQLVEFYQLNKGILPCKLKHYCARIAF